From a single Planctellipticum variicoloris genomic region:
- a CDS encoding serine/threonine-protein kinase, with translation MPSPPSPPPDRKAASASRETPASAASRETKKPSDSVPLAIGPFATLPARFGRYQVEKLLGRGAMGAVYRARDTQLDRLVALKIPRVSTSGSAKLLKRFEIEARALAQVDHPQICKIYDYGELDGVTYMALQYVDGEELKSRLDRTGRKLAPDAAVKLLLDLTRGLAAAHAQGVLHRDLKPQNVMLNQSGMPVITDFGLARRITASSDAGLTQGLIVGTAAYMAPEQANGKAGEVDERSDLYALGVILFELLTGEWPFSGPAIEVMGRKCVCDAPSPLSLDPELPPQLAEICRRMLARNKDERYASCNEVIAALEAVDQHPSAENLKPEAEPERRQRPAWLRPAVLRSAIGVAVVMVVAIAVLLSRPTTEGVAPPNEGSASATSEAPKPVQPAASSVGPLTELPPDFRGELLKNPGCEELLYAGAIPGWESMPAGWSRRRVDPPPDTGRAYFWAPPVPHAQLVQNVSLVSLADAIADQRLELRLEFSVRTYDQEPSDTAQLIVDFRDADNNKTLSSYDSQQIRSKRGWRKFSKVLLPPAGARWVRVRLISHRYGSNGQKHNDGYFDSISLTARLIERSPTP, from the coding sequence ATGCCGAGTCCTCCGTCTCCACCTCCGGATCGCAAGGCCGCCTCGGCGAGCCGGGAGACTCCGGCATCGGCGGCGAGCCGGGAGACGAAGAAGCCGTCCGATTCCGTCCCGCTGGCGATCGGCCCTTTCGCCACCCTGCCCGCCCGGTTCGGACGCTACCAGGTCGAAAAACTCCTCGGCCGCGGCGCCATGGGGGCCGTCTACCGCGCCCGAGACACCCAGCTCGACCGCCTCGTGGCCCTCAAGATCCCCCGCGTCTCAACCTCGGGCTCGGCGAAACTCCTGAAGCGGTTCGAGATCGAAGCCCGCGCGCTGGCCCAGGTCGATCACCCCCAGATCTGCAAGATCTACGACTACGGCGAACTCGACGGCGTCACGTATATGGCGCTGCAGTACGTCGATGGCGAAGAACTGAAGTCCCGGCTCGACCGGACCGGCCGCAAGCTCGCGCCCGACGCCGCCGTCAAGCTGCTCCTCGACCTGACCCGCGGCCTCGCGGCCGCCCACGCACAGGGCGTGCTCCATCGCGATCTCAAGCCCCAGAACGTGATGCTGAACCAGTCCGGCATGCCGGTGATCACCGACTTCGGCCTGGCCCGACGGATCACCGCGTCGAGCGACGCCGGGCTGACGCAGGGGCTGATCGTCGGGACCGCGGCCTACATGGCCCCCGAACAGGCCAACGGCAAAGCGGGGGAAGTCGACGAGCGGAGCGACCTCTACGCCCTGGGCGTGATCCTGTTCGAGTTGCTGACCGGCGAATGGCCTTTCAGCGGCCCCGCCATCGAAGTCATGGGGCGTAAGTGCGTCTGCGACGCCCCCTCCCCGTTAAGCCTTGATCCCGAACTCCCGCCGCAGCTCGCGGAGATCTGCCGCCGGATGCTTGCCCGGAACAAGGACGAGCGTTACGCCAGTTGCAACGAGGTCATCGCCGCCCTCGAGGCCGTCGACCAGCATCCTTCCGCAGAGAACCTCAAGCCAGAAGCAGAACCGGAGCGACGACAACGACCTGCCTGGCTCAGGCCGGCGGTGCTTCGGTCGGCGATTGGCGTCGCGGTTGTGATGGTCGTCGCCATTGCCGTCCTGCTCTCAAGGCCGACCACGGAAGGCGTCGCGCCGCCGAACGAAGGCTCCGCGTCAGCGACGTCCGAGGCTCCGAAACCCGTCCAACCAGCGGCGAGTTCTGTCGGACCGCTGACGGAGCTCCCGCCGGACTTCCGCGGCGAACTGCTCAAGAATCCGGGGTGCGAAGAACTGCTGTACGCGGGGGCGATTCCCGGCTGGGAGTCGATGCCCGCTGGCTGGTCCCGCCGCCGGGTCGATCCGCCCCCCGACACCGGCCGCGCCTACTTCTGGGCGCCACCAGTGCCGCATGCCCAACTGGTTCAGAACGTCTCGCTGGTCTCCCTGGCCGATGCAATTGCGGATCAGAGACTTGAACTGCGGCTGGAATTCTCGGTCCGAACCTACGATCAGGAACCGTCCGACACGGCCCAGCTCATCGTGGACTTCCGCGACGCGGACAACAACAAGACGTTGTCCTCGTACGATTCCCAGCAGATACGGAGCAAACGAGGCTGGCGAAAGTTTTCCAAGGTCCTGCTCCCGCCGGCCGGGGCCCGCTGGGTTCGCGTGCGGCTCATCAGCCATCGGTACGGCTCCAACGGCCAGAAGCACAACGACGGCTACTTCGACAGCATTTCTCTGACCGCCCGGCTCATCGAGAGATCACCGACGCCGTAA
- a CDS encoding serine/threonine protein kinase, which translates to MARPQPTPDRQAAAAAASREIPASAASRETKKPTDSVPMATGPFAALPARFGRYQVEKLLGRGMMGAVYLARDTQLDRLVALKIPRVSASGSAKLLKRLEVEAKAAAKLHHPNICSVYDYGVLDDVHFIALQYVEGQDLKSWLKRRGRPLAPAAAIRLMSKLAAAVGEAHRQEIIHRDLKPENIMLKPDGDPVIMDFGLARRASGATDAGLTQGMIVGTALYMSPEQANGRAEGIDHRSDIYALGVMLYELLTGAWPFSGGAMEVMGQKSVQDAPSPLSVDETLPPQLAALCHKMLARRKEDRVSTCDEVVATLESIDLNAPATDSNAPLDGISPASAAHEPKPIPGRRKTGRPPLNLPTVLAPLQAWWSRFPPVARWTALGGAGALSVALGVMLFFQTPDGVLQIEIDDPTLSVKFDGQAITIDNDGQPIRVAPTATHTLEILQNGVTVDGGSREISVTKGEKRLISVSLVEGQVTIDGEVIAAASTDNPPPAAATPAAESTQTSATSSKPAEPANARDGIVNGDFSKGLSGWTLDRGTEFNTFPTRGGRAMTSHGRSRGASTGRMHQTFQIPDKARSLNWYVHGAKVRAVHVALICDGKTIYRTAGPDSNTPVPVSWDLRPLQGKTVTLEIVDRDRRCHIGAHGFEIRLDQSATGNDSGSSSSGTSTSAAN; encoded by the coding sequence ATGGCCCGCCCGCAGCCGACCCCGGATCGCCAGGCCGCCGCCGCAGCGGCGAGCCGGGAGATCCCGGCGTCCGCCGCCAGTCGGGAGACCAAAAAGCCCACGGACTCGGTCCCCATGGCGACAGGCCCGTTCGCCGCGCTGCCGGCCCGGTTCGGCCGCTACCAGGTCGAAAAGCTGCTCGGCCGCGGCATGATGGGCGCCGTCTATCTGGCCCGCGACACCCAGCTCGACCGCCTCGTCGCCCTCAAAATCCCCCGCGTCTCCGCTTCGGGATCCGCCAAGCTCCTCAAGCGGCTCGAAGTCGAAGCCAAGGCCGCCGCGAAGCTGCATCACCCCAACATCTGCAGCGTCTACGACTACGGCGTCCTCGACGACGTCCATTTCATCGCGCTGCAGTACGTCGAGGGCCAGGATCTGAAAAGCTGGCTCAAACGCCGCGGACGTCCCCTCGCCCCGGCCGCAGCCATTCGATTGATGTCAAAGCTGGCCGCCGCCGTCGGCGAAGCCCACCGCCAGGAAATCATCCACCGGGATCTCAAGCCCGAAAACATCATGCTCAAGCCGGACGGCGATCCGGTCATCATGGACTTCGGCCTCGCTCGCCGGGCCTCGGGCGCCACCGACGCCGGCCTGACTCAGGGCATGATCGTCGGCACGGCTCTCTACATGTCCCCCGAACAGGCCAACGGCCGGGCCGAAGGCATCGACCATCGCAGCGACATCTACGCGCTGGGAGTGATGCTCTACGAACTCCTGACCGGAGCCTGGCCCTTCTCGGGCGGCGCGATGGAAGTGATGGGACAGAAATCGGTGCAGGATGCTCCTTCGCCGCTGAGCGTGGATGAGACGCTCCCGCCGCAACTGGCGGCTCTGTGCCACAAGATGCTCGCCCGAAGAAAGGAAGACCGCGTCAGCACTTGCGACGAAGTCGTCGCCACCCTGGAATCCATCGACCTGAACGCCCCGGCGACCGATTCAAACGCACCACTCGACGGGATTTCGCCCGCTTCTGCCGCCCACGAGCCGAAACCGATACCAGGCCGTCGCAAGACCGGGAGACCACCCCTCAATCTCCCGACCGTACTGGCGCCCCTGCAGGCCTGGTGGTCCCGCTTCCCCCCCGTCGCGCGCTGGACGGCCCTCGGCGGAGCGGGAGCGCTCAGCGTGGCCTTGGGAGTGATGCTGTTCTTCCAGACCCCCGATGGCGTGCTGCAGATCGAAATCGACGACCCCACGCTGTCGGTAAAGTTCGACGGTCAGGCGATCACCATCGACAACGACGGACAACCGATCCGCGTTGCACCGACGGCGACCCATACCCTGGAGATTCTGCAAAACGGCGTAACGGTCGACGGAGGATCGCGCGAGATCAGCGTCACGAAGGGTGAGAAACGCCTGATCTCCGTCTCCCTGGTCGAGGGGCAGGTGACGATCGATGGCGAAGTCATCGCAGCGGCCTCGACCGACAACCCTCCGCCGGCAGCCGCCACACCCGCCGCGGAATCGACTCAAACCTCTGCAACATCCAGCAAACCGGCTGAGCCCGCGAACGCTCGCGATGGAATCGTCAATGGCGACTTCTCCAAAGGTCTGAGCGGCTGGACTCTGGACCGGGGGACCGAGTTCAACACCTTTCCAACGCGTGGCGGAAGGGCCATGACCAGCCACGGTCGGTCCAGGGGAGCCAGCACGGGACGCATGCACCAGACGTTTCAAATCCCCGACAAGGCGCGGTCCCTCAACTGGTACGTGCATGGCGCGAAGGTGCGAGCGGTGCATGTCGCGCTGATTTGCGACGGAAAAACGATCTACCGGACCGCAGGTCCGGACTCGAATACGCCGGTCCCGGTCTCCTGGGACTTGAGGCCGCTGCAGGGAAAAACCGTCACGCTGGAAATCGTCGATCGGGACCGACGATGTCACATCGGAGCCCACGGCTTCGAAATCCGGCTGGATCAAAGCGCCACCGGGAATGACTCCGGCAGCTCCAGTTCAGGAACGTCGACTTCCGCAGCGAACTGA
- a CDS encoding family 16 glycoside hydrolase yields MASPPPPTPDRKAAAAASREIPASAASRDTKKPTDSVPIATGTFAALPARFGRYQVEKLLGRGMMGAVYLARDTQLDRLVALKIPRVSASGSAKLLKRLEVEAKAAAKLHHPNICSVYDYGVLDDVHFIALQYVEGQDLKSWLKRRGRPLAPAAAIRLMTKLAGAVGEAHRQEIIHRDLKPENIMLKPDGEPVIMDFGLARRASGATDAGLTQGMIVGTALYMSPEQANGRAEGIDHRSDIYALGVMLYELLTGAWPFSGTAFEVMGQKTVQEPPTPLDVDANLPPRLAAVCHKMIARKKENRYATCAEVVAALEAIDLNAPDSSTTPPAEDVLFDALPQEPGPMPFRRKSKKPVVNIPAVMASLKARWSKLPPGIRWASLGGAGFLSVALGVLLFFQTPYGVLQIEIEDPALAVKFDGKSITVDNDGKPIRVTPTAEHTLEVLRDGATVGTATRQVTLKRNEKLVLKISLIDGEIAINGQPAASRPSTSPDFFNGHDLTGWQGLPGHWSVENGEIVGRCAAGQSAYTFLVSDKDYKDFDLTFEARRRGGDSSIGVQFRSWIADRGQFKVYGPQCDIATPNGVFPIGSLVTEPTAKPLAEKAKPDAVATCRRNEFNRIRIRCIGKHATVWVNDVISVDGEFPLPDEGRIAWPIDGGAADHEIVLRNIEFTDLSAAPSTADSGEGFVSLFNGKDFSGWGLNGRSDAFAIDADRQTLVMKPSSPVSRLQTDRDYENFHLRFEFRIDSHGARSGVNIRMPSRAEGILPALKIQVSDDSTPYSLSTGGVYYSESGWIKRSRDDLRNDFGAWNRMEIVADGSRLQVSVNGKTCIDTDLQQLAGQNAIPTVSRTAGRIAFNADLGEVWFRKIEIRETTKKESAAATTQPAASTKSAADSDAEEIARLKQCLLDYRWNYVDSLYPPGGPLRFYPNGKFDDRWRWNYWVVAPRTMHVQFWESRYDPKKAVVFRFNEDLTKFTATFNKHRVTGTRLNRVR; encoded by the coding sequence ATGGCCAGTCCGCCGCCGCCGACTCCAGATCGCAAGGCCGCCGCGGCGGCGAGCCGAGAGATTCCAGCTTCGGCGGCCAGCCGCGACACGAAGAAGCCGACCGATTCAGTCCCCATCGCAACGGGAACATTTGCCGCCTTGCCTGCCCGGTTCGGACGCTACCAGGTCGAGAAACTCCTCGGCCGCGGCATGATGGGGGCCGTCTATCTGGCCCGCGACACCCAGCTCGACCGCCTCGTCGCCCTCAAGATCCCGCGCGTCTCCGCCTCCGGGTCCGCCAAGCTCCTCAAACGGCTCGAAGTCGAGGCCAAAGCCGCCGCCAAACTCCATCATCCCAACATTTGCAGCGTCTACGATTACGGCGTTCTCGACGACGTTCATTTCATCGCGCTGCAGTATGTCGAAGGCCAGGACCTGAAAAGCTGGCTGAAGCGCCGCGGTCGTCCGCTCGCCCCGGCCGCGGCGATCCGATTGATGACGAAGCTGGCTGGCGCCGTCGGCGAAGCCCACCGCCAGGAGATCATCCATCGGGATCTGAAGCCCGAAAACATCATGCTTAAGCCGGACGGCGAACCGGTGATCATGGACTTCGGCCTGGCCCGGCGGGCCTCGGGAGCCACGGACGCCGGACTGACGCAGGGGATGATCGTCGGGACGGCTCTCTACATGTCCCCCGAACAGGCCAACGGCCGGGCCGAGGGGATCGACCACCGCAGCGACATCTACGCCCTGGGGGTGATGCTGTATGAACTGCTGACCGGCGCCTGGCCCTTCTCGGGAACGGCCTTCGAAGTCATGGGTCAGAAGACCGTCCAGGAGCCGCCGACGCCGCTGGACGTCGACGCCAATCTGCCGCCCCGACTGGCCGCGGTCTGCCACAAGATGATCGCGCGAAAGAAAGAGAACCGCTACGCCACCTGCGCCGAAGTCGTTGCGGCCCTGGAGGCGATCGATCTGAACGCTCCGGACTCGTCGACAACGCCACCTGCTGAAGACGTGCTGTTCGACGCGCTTCCGCAGGAGCCGGGACCCATGCCGTTCCGTCGCAAGTCGAAGAAACCCGTCGTCAACATCCCGGCGGTTATGGCCTCCCTGAAGGCCAGGTGGTCAAAACTGCCCCCGGGAATTCGCTGGGCGTCTCTCGGCGGAGCAGGTTTCCTGTCGGTTGCGCTGGGCGTTCTGTTGTTCTTCCAGACTCCCTACGGCGTGCTGCAGATCGAGATTGAGGACCCCGCACTCGCGGTCAAGTTCGACGGGAAATCCATCACCGTCGACAACGACGGAAAACCGATCCGCGTGACCCCGACCGCCGAGCACACGCTGGAAGTCCTGCGCGATGGCGCGACGGTCGGAACGGCCACCCGGCAGGTGACGCTCAAGCGGAATGAAAAACTCGTGCTGAAGATCTCCCTGATCGACGGAGAGATCGCGATTAACGGCCAACCCGCCGCGTCGCGCCCGTCGACCAGCCCGGACTTCTTCAACGGACACGATCTCACCGGCTGGCAGGGACTCCCCGGTCACTGGAGCGTCGAAAACGGCGAAATCGTCGGACGCTGCGCCGCCGGCCAGTCGGCCTACACCTTCCTCGTGAGCGACAAAGACTACAAGGACTTCGACCTGACGTTCGAAGCCCGTCGCCGCGGCGGGGACAGCTCCATCGGCGTCCAGTTCCGCTCCTGGATCGCCGACCGCGGCCAGTTCAAGGTCTATGGGCCGCAATGCGACATCGCAACCCCCAACGGAGTGTTCCCGATCGGCAGCCTGGTGACTGAGCCAACCGCAAAGCCGCTCGCGGAGAAAGCGAAACCGGACGCGGTCGCAACCTGCCGGCGCAACGAGTTCAACCGCATTCGCATCCGTTGCATCGGCAAGCACGCAACGGTCTGGGTCAACGACGTCATTTCTGTCGACGGAGAGTTTCCCCTCCCGGACGAAGGCCGGATCGCCTGGCCGATCGACGGTGGCGCCGCCGACCACGAGATCGTCCTTCGAAACATCGAGTTCACCGATCTGAGCGCAGCGCCATCAACCGCAGACAGCGGCGAAGGCTTCGTCTCCCTGTTCAACGGGAAGGACTTTTCGGGCTGGGGTCTCAACGGGCGTTCCGACGCCTTTGCCATCGACGCCGACCGGCAGACCCTGGTGATGAAGCCCTCCTCCCCGGTCAGCCGGCTGCAGACCGATCGCGACTACGAAAACTTCCATCTGCGATTCGAGTTCCGCATCGATTCGCACGGCGCCCGGAGCGGCGTCAACATCCGCATGCCATCCCGCGCGGAAGGAATCCTGCCGGCTCTCAAAATCCAGGTCAGCGACGATTCCACGCCCTATTCGCTGTCAACCGGCGGCGTCTACTACAGCGAATCCGGGTGGATCAAGCGCAGCCGCGACGATCTGCGCAACGATTTCGGAGCCTGGAACCGGATGGAAATCGTCGCCGACGGCTCGCGGCTGCAGGTCTCCGTCAACGGCAAGACATGTATCGACACCGATCTGCAGCAACTGGCCGGGCAGAACGCGATTCCCACCGTGAGCCGCACCGCCGGCCGGATTGCGTTCAATGCCGATCTCGGCGAGGTCTGGTTCCGGAAGATTGAGATCCGGGAGACGACAAAGAAAGAGTCCGCGGCCGCGACGACCCAACCGGCCGCTTCGACAAAATCCGCCGCCGACAGCGACGCGGAGGAAATCGCCCGCCTCAAGCAGTGCCTGCTCGACTACCGTTGGAATTATGTCGACAGCCTCTACCCGCCAGGCGGCCCGCTTCGCTTCTATCCCAACGGAAAATTTGACGATCGTTGGAGGTGGAATTACTGGGTCGTCGCCCCCCGCACGATGCACGTGCAGTTCTGGGAGAGCCGCTATGATCCCAAGAAAGCGGTCGTCTTCCGCTTCAACGAGGATCTCACGAAGTTTACAGCCACTTTTAACAAACATCGGGTGACAGGCACTCGGCTCAATCGGGTTCGCTGA
- a CDS encoding response regulator, whose protein sequence is MDHDAPQILIIEDEPPIRRFVRMSLESHGLAVRETDTGERGIGQAADAPPDVVILDLGLPDRDGLDVIRALREWSQVPIIVLSARGRESDKISALDAGADDYLTKPFGVGELLARVRVALRHSAATTSPNGEAVFEVGGLRVDLGRRTVHVDGVEQHLTPTEYRLLTTLIRHAGKVVTHRQLLKEVWGPDSVFENQYLRVYMGQLRRKIESDPARPRYLKTEAGVGYRLVDE, encoded by the coding sequence ATGGACCACGACGCACCGCAGATCCTGATCATCGAGGATGAGCCCCCGATCCGCAGGTTCGTGCGGATGTCCCTCGAATCGCACGGATTGGCCGTTCGCGAAACGGACACCGGCGAACGCGGCATCGGGCAGGCTGCGGACGCTCCGCCGGACGTGGTCATCCTCGATCTCGGCCTCCCCGACCGGGACGGGCTCGACGTCATCCGGGCGCTGCGCGAGTGGTCGCAGGTCCCGATTATCGTCCTGTCGGCCCGCGGGCGCGAGTCGGACAAGATCTCCGCGCTCGACGCCGGGGCCGACGACTACCTGACCAAGCCGTTCGGGGTCGGGGAGCTGCTGGCCCGCGTCCGCGTGGCGCTCCGCCACTCGGCCGCCACAACCTCTCCCAACGGCGAAGCGGTCTTCGAAGTCGGCGGACTCCGGGTCGACCTGGGCCGCCGGACCGTGCACGTCGACGGCGTGGAACAGCATCTGACCCCCACGGAGTACCGCCTGCTGACGACGCTGATCCGGCACGCGGGGAAAGTGGTCACGCATCGCCAGTTACTGAAGGAGGTCTGGGGGCCGGACAGCGTGTTTGAGAACCAGTACCTGCGGGTCTACATGGGCCAGCTCCGGCGGAAGATTGAGTCCGATCCAGCCCGCCCGCGGTACCTGAAGACGGAGGCGGGCGTCGGATACCGGCTGGTCGACGAGTAG
- a CDS encoding ECF-type sigma factor, producing the protein MDDAPECDLSPSGSITGLYQQWRGGRPAALGDLIARFRPRLLALAHSTLAGRLPRVADAEDALQSAMISFWGRVEEGDLEVGLDRDDLWNILGQMTVRKAIKLLEKERAQKRGGGRVISGVPLENAPGSEPEVGLDLVCAELLEMLDPDLRSFALLRLMGHKNSEIAVEFDCSERKVERKLQLVRAVWEEEVGNWRG; encoded by the coding sequence ATGGATGATGCCCCTGAGTGCGACCTGTCGCCGTCGGGTTCGATTACGGGCCTGTATCAGCAGTGGCGGGGCGGGCGGCCGGCAGCGCTGGGGGATCTGATCGCCCGCTTTCGGCCGCGTCTGCTGGCGCTGGCGCACTCGACGCTCGCCGGCCGACTCCCGCGCGTGGCCGACGCCGAAGACGCACTCCAGAGCGCGATGATCAGCTTCTGGGGCCGGGTGGAGGAGGGGGATCTGGAGGTCGGCCTGGATCGGGACGACCTCTGGAACATTCTGGGGCAGATGACCGTCCGCAAGGCGATCAAGCTGCTGGAGAAAGAGCGGGCGCAGAAGCGCGGCGGGGGGCGGGTGATCAGCGGGGTTCCGCTGGAGAACGCGCCGGGATCGGAGCCCGAGGTGGGGCTCGACCTGGTCTGCGCGGAACTGCTGGAAATGCTCGACCCCGATCTGCGGTCCTTTGCCTTGCTGCGGCTGATGGGGCACAAGAATTCGGAGATCGCCGTCGAGTTTGACTGCAGCGAGCGCAAAGTCGAGCGGAAGCTGCAGTTAGTGCGTGCCGTGTGGGAGGAGGAGGTCGGGAACTGGCGGGGCTGA
- a CDS encoding protein kinase domain-containing protein, with protein sequence MDHELSVKALRRIDVACDSFEDAWRSGAQPRIEDYLLRCEVSERPRLLESLQKLQQELILTQLTGRSPAAARQPTPPVSYGRSFMSQPVAQPEETVAWEGPRVSLRVIEGPHRGEEFMYDEHNTLLVGRSLQAQLRLKDDPHFSRHHFRLELNPPTCYLMDLRSRNGTMVNGERVTERFLQDGDVVSGGRTKIAISIQQPGMNAIPPRQPPTVVRPTRPAAAAPTSPSRPAAPPREVVFASAAPAGNAPDVSDEALIAGYRIHEQIGDGDLGTVYRATRLVSGEECALKVIAAAAKTDEKAIQTFLREASILNQLDHPYIVRLIEMGATGADLYLSTEFVDAIPWRKLVAKCSGAQRVRIACGLMSQILSALDYAHARSMVHRDVKPGNILVSRTNGKLSAKLADFGLAKQYSNAGMSQVTRAGDVIGSLPYMSPEQFINSREARPACDLYSAGATLYWMLTGHDPIELENHPCKFLAILEDAPVPIQQHCPEIPAGLANLVHRALEKTPEKRFQSAAEMRQQLRGFAGGK encoded by the coding sequence ATGGATCACGAGCTATCGGTCAAGGCGCTCCGTCGGATCGACGTCGCCTGCGACAGTTTCGAGGACGCCTGGCGCAGCGGCGCTCAGCCGCGGATTGAAGATTATCTGTTACGCTGCGAAGTGTCCGAACGACCGCGGCTGCTGGAGTCGCTGCAGAAGCTGCAGCAGGAGCTGATTCTGACGCAACTGACCGGTCGTTCCCCCGCAGCAGCCAGACAGCCGACGCCGCCAGTGTCTTACGGACGTTCCTTCATGTCTCAACCGGTCGCTCAACCCGAAGAAACCGTCGCGTGGGAAGGGCCGCGCGTGTCGCTGCGCGTGATCGAGGGGCCTCATCGGGGCGAAGAGTTTATGTACGACGAGCACAACACGCTGCTCGTTGGCCGGTCGCTGCAGGCGCAGTTGCGGCTCAAAGACGATCCACATTTTTCGCGGCATCACTTTCGGCTCGAACTCAACCCGCCGACCTGCTACCTGATGGATCTGCGGAGCCGGAACGGGACGATGGTCAACGGCGAGCGGGTGACGGAGCGTTTTCTGCAGGATGGCGACGTCGTATCGGGCGGGCGGACGAAGATTGCGATCTCGATTCAGCAGCCGGGGATGAACGCGATCCCTCCGCGACAGCCGCCCACGGTCGTGAGGCCGACCAGGCCGGCGGCCGCGGCGCCGACCTCGCCGTCGCGTCCGGCGGCTCCGCCGCGGGAAGTGGTCTTTGCCAGCGCGGCGCCCGCGGGCAATGCGCCGGACGTCAGCGACGAAGCGCTGATCGCCGGCTACCGGATTCACGAGCAGATCGGGGACGGCGACCTCGGCACGGTCTATCGGGCCACGCGGCTGGTTTCAGGGGAAGAATGCGCGCTGAAGGTGATTGCGGCGGCGGCGAAAACGGACGAGAAAGCGATCCAGACGTTTCTGCGCGAAGCCTCGATCCTGAACCAACTGGACCACCCCTACATCGTGCGGCTGATCGAGATGGGGGCGACGGGGGCCGACTTGTATCTGAGCACGGAGTTCGTCGACGCGATTCCGTGGCGCAAGCTGGTGGCGAAGTGCTCGGGAGCGCAGCGGGTCCGCATAGCGTGCGGACTGATGTCCCAGATTCTCTCGGCGCTGGACTACGCCCATGCGCGTTCGATGGTCCATCGAGACGTGAAGCCGGGGAACATTCTCGTGTCGCGAACGAACGGGAAGCTGTCGGCGAAGCTGGCCGACTTCGGCCTGGCGAAGCAGTATTCGAACGCGGGGATGAGCCAAGTGACGCGGGCGGGGGACGTGATCGGCTCGCTGCCGTACATGTCGCCCGAGCAGTTCATCAACTCCCGCGAAGCCCGCCCGGCGTGCGATCTGTATTCGGCGGGAGCCACGCTGTACTGGATGCTGACCGGGCACGACCCGATCGAGCTGGAGAACCACCCCTGCAAGTTCCTGGCAATCCTGGAAGACGCCCCGGTCCCGATTCAGCAGCACTGCCCGGAGATCCCCGCCGGGTTGGCGAATCTGGTGCACCGCGCGCTGGAGAAGACCCCCGAGAAGCGGTTCCAGTCGGCGGCGGAAATGCGCCAGCAGTTGCGGGGGTTTGCGGGAGGAAAGTGA